CGGTCCGGCGGTCGTCGTGGCGTCGAGTGGGATGCTGCACGCGGGGGCCAGTCCAATCTACGCGCGGGCGTGGCTTCCGGAGGCGAGCAATGCCCTGTTCGTCGTGGGCTACCAGGATGCTGAGTCGCCAGGGCGCCGGCTGCTGGAGTTGCAGCAGGGCGGTGACGTGCTTCTGCCGAACGGACGTGGGGGCCGTGAGCCCGTGCCCGCCTATGCCCGGGTGGAACGTTTCTACCTCTCAGCCCATGCGGACCAGGGCGGCCTGCTGGGCATGATTGCCCGGTACCGGCCTGGCAAGATCCTCCTCACGCACGGGGATGTCCGGCCCCGGAACACGCTCGCGGGCTACCTAGACACGCGGCACGACGTGGCGCTGCCCAAAGCGGGGGAAGTCGTCACGCTCCGGGACAGTGGCCGGCGCCGCGGGGGGTTCCTGAACACCACCCCCAAGAAGCTTGAGGCGCTCAAGGAACGACACGCCCGAGGGAAGGTGGACGTACAGTAC
The window above is part of the Deinococcus sp. Leaf326 genome. Proteins encoded here:
- a CDS encoding MBL fold metallo-hydrolase RNA specificity domain-containing protein, whose product is LDAPYNFLIPSFALGRAQEITQILQTSMASGLLPSVPLYLDGLTRQMTQTYEELLPLLPQALQNRRKSSGQPIFLGGTVTLVGDRRDRERILASDGPAVVVASSGMLHAGASPIYARAWLPEASNALFVVGYQDAESPGRRLLELQQGGDVLLPNGRGGREPVPAYARVERFYLSAHADQGGLLGMIARYRPGKILLTHGDVRPRNTLAGYLDTRHDVALPKAGEVVTLRDSGRRRGGFLNTTPKKLEALKERHARGKVDVQYDAERHALVIELPKSLDASLFGEGEYTLEVLRGKLSRLKLKERDTDTLAGQQLGGATEDLETA